One Canis lupus baileyi chromosome 1, mCanLup2.hap1, whole genome shotgun sequence genomic window, gatctcagctcaggtcttgatctcagggtcatgagttcaaacacCGCGTTAGGTTCCACACTGGGCGTTAGCCCACttgaagaaggagaagggggagaagtagaagatcaggacacagacatacacagaggggcCACCCcatgaagacacagcaagaggaTGGTGTCTATACCCCCAAGGCGAGAGGCTTGAGAAGAAACCAACCATGCTAACACTTTGATCTTGGGCTCCCAGACTTCAGAAGGATGAAGGAtaatttttctgttgtttaagccatttagtctgtggtgctttgttatagCCACCTGAGCGCATGAGTATAGTGAACATGAGAGCAAGGACAGAGGCAGCCacatgtcacctcctccaggagacCTCTCCTGGCTTCTGCATGAACATCTGTCCCAGCATCGGCAGGGATGAGGGGGTAGGGGGAGTGGTTATGAGCACTTCAGTGCTTTTCTGATTCTCAGAAGAAGCTTCGTTTACCAAATTGGATCCCCTTGAGGTCAGACACTGTGTCTGATTTGCCTGTGTCCCCAGTGTGCAGCATGATACCTGCCACCCCCAGGTTCAGTGGTTGGAACCCTTGTCTCTATGTGGCCAAGGTCATCTCAAGGGGAAGGGCTGGGTGAGGAGGACATCTGGGAGTTTATCCCACTTGCTCCATATCCCCCTTACCTGTGAGAGCAGGTGTTCTTTTCAGAACGAGTATTACAAGTAAGTGCATCCAATCTTAGGGCAGAAGAAGGGGAGCCTGAGAGGAGGACTGAGGTCTTGGGGGTGGGAGCCTCTGGTGGACCAGGGGATCAGTGAGCCCACCAGCCAGGATGGAGGGATGGGACAGAGACCAGCCTAGGGTTACCAGATTtagcaaacaaaaacacaaggcatctagttaaatttgaatttcagatatgaacaacaaataattttgattttttaaagctatatttaaaaaaataataaagctttatttatttatttgagagagagatagtgtgcaggagcagggaggggaaaaaagcagagtgggagagagaggggaagcaggctccctactcagtggggagcctgccttcatcggggctccatcccaggacccagggaccatgacctgagctgaaagcaagagtcaggtgcttaaccaactgaaccacccaggcgccccacaacgAATAATTTTAATACAAGAATGTCCCattgcaatatttgggacatatttcgttaaaaaaaattcatgttaaaaaaaaaggaagaaaaagaaaaaaaaattcattgtttaATTGAAAGTCAACTTCAGGGGCGCTTGAGTGGCTCCatcggtttagtgtctgccttaggctcaggtcatgatcccaggatcctggaatcgagtcccacatcaggttccctgctcaacgagagagtctgcttctccctctccctctgccctttcccctttctcattctcgagtcctctctctctctctctctctctctctctcgtgctctctctctcataattaaaaccttataaaaaatagagaaagaaagtcaactttattatttttttaaaagattttacttacttattcatgagagacagagagagccagagacacaggcagagggagaagcaggctcccagcagggagccggatgtggaacttgatcccaggactccaggatcatgacctgagctgaaggcagtctctctccaccactgagccacccaggtgtcccaggaaagtTAACTTTAGCTGGACATTCTAAATTTCAAGACcagcccttcctccacccccagaaTCCATCTCTGCACCAACCACCATCCCTAGAGGCACCTCTCTGAAGAAGGGTTCACTGTGCACTTTCACTTCTGCTTCCTCAGTGACCCAGGGCCAGCCCAGTGGGAGAGCCCCTATCTTCCACCTGCCCAGACCCCATGGCCTCACATGCCCTCCACGCTCTCCCCCAGAGCTGGCTCCCCGAAGGATCGGCTCTGCAATCCTCAGCACCAGGTAGGCCCCTGAGGGAAAGACCCAGTCCTAGTggatgaggtggggtggggagtggagaggACAGGGACTGCCACGTGGAGCCCAGAATCAGGAGCAGTTTACACATCACGGGAAGCTCagcttcctctgtcttctctgcGTGGTGCTTCCTCTTCTGCTCTGCCCCTTGACAGTCACAGCGTGTGGGGAATGAGCCAGTCTGAAGGCAGGTCCAAGGACTTCCTAGTGCAAAGATGCTCCTGCTGCTACTCTTGGCCCTGCTGTGGGGCGGTGAGTGGGTCCAGGGCCAGCAGGGTCCtggatgggtgggggtggggtgggagagcccaggcagggtgggtggggtggtCTGGGCTGGGGGTGTAGCTTGAATCTCTGTCTCCTTCAGGGTCTCAGGCTCAGGACCCAAGATTCTCACTGCAAGTGCAGAAGGTCGTGAAGGTGCAAGAgggcctgtgtgtgcatgtgccctGTACCCTCTCCTACCCCCAGATAGGCTGGAGGGATGATACCCCAGCTTTTGGCTACTGGTTCACAGCTGGGTCGGACTCGGCCATCGGAAGGCCGGTGGCCACAAACAACCAGTATCGAGAGGTGCAAACTGTGCCCCCGGATCGATTCCAGCTTATTGGCGATCCCAAGAGTCAGAGTTGTTCCTTGCTCATCAAAGAGGCCCAGGTGGAGGACACAGCCATGTACTTCTTTCGGGTGGAAAGAGGCAGACACGTGCAATACAATTTTCTGAGAAACCAGTTCTATCTGCAAGTGACAGGTATAGAACTGGCTCCAGCTGGGCAATGGGGTGgggtctctcctcctccctgcctttcccGCCACCGCTCCCCACACTGGGAAAGGGGAGTCTGTGGGGGAACAGACCAGGGGTCACCCCTTCCAGGGCTAGGATcgtgccctctctctgtctcagccCTGACGCAGAAGCCAGAGGTCTTCGTCCCAGAGGTCCTGGAGTCGGGGCGCCAGGTGACCCTCATCTGCGTGTTTAACTGGGCCTTTGAGGAATGTCCAGCCCCTACTTTCTCCTGGATGGGGTCCGCCGTCTCCGACCAAAGGAGCAGACCAACATCCTCCTACTTCTCCATGCTTATTCTCACACCGAGGCCCCAGGACCATGGCACCCACCTCACCTGCCGTGTAGAGTTTGCCGGGAAGAGCGTGAGCACAGAGAAAACCGTTCAACTTAATGTTGCCTGTGAGTCTGGTGGTGGGGCATCAGGGTGCGCAGGCAGGAACGGAGAGGATGTGCAAGTGGACAGATGTGTCTGGCGGTGGGTCCCGAGAGGCCAGTGTTGAGCCCCACCATGCTGCCTCTGCCCTGGAGGGGCTTGGGGATGCAGTCTGCTCCGTGTCCACAAGCATCTTTGGCACTTGTCCGTGGCTTGTGTCCCGCGGATAGTCATACTTTCTTTTCCCGGAGGGTGCACTCTCTTACTGTGAGGAACTCCTCGTCCCTCCCCAGAGCCAGATCTCAATCTTGTTGCAGATGCTCCCAAAAACCTGGTGATCAGCATTTCCCGTGACAACACGTCAGGTACCtcggggctgggagggaggggctggtcCTCCAGGCGTCAGGAGGacgaggaagggagggaggcagggagggagggagggagggagggagggaggaaggcggTGCTCCGCCCTGCAGACTTCCTCTAGCTGCTTCTGTCTCTACAGCCCTGGAACCCCAGGGCAACAGCCCACATCTAGAGGTTGAGAAAGGCCAGTTCCTGAGACTGCTCTGTGCTGTGGACAGCCAGCCCCCGGCCACACTGAGCTGGGCCTTGGAGGACAGAATCCTCTCTTGGTCCCACCATCGGGGCCCTGGAACCCTCGAGCAGCACCAGCTGGTGCTGCACGGGGTAAAGCCTGGGGATTCCGGCTGCTACACCTGCCGGGCGGAGAACAGGCTTGGTTCCCAGAGCCGCACCCTGGACCTCTCTGTGCAGTGTGAGTGCCACTGGCTGGGGGCCTGGTTTCCAGAAAGGGAGAGGGATGAGGGGGGCTGGCCCGGGCTGGAGGCAAGGTCCCAGAGCTCTAAAGGCACTCAGAACCCCAGGCCTTTGGGGACTGGCAATTCTCTGACGGCCAGCCCAGTGTTCTATAATTCAACTCCACTGAACGCTGTCTACCTGGAGAcatgtcagatcccacaggtgaAGGGGCTCAGTCCAAGAGCCTCCCTCCTCTTCAGAGGCCAGTCACAAGCCCAGGTGGACCAACTGGCTATAGATTGGAGTTTCCCATGACACTCTCCTTGGATTTAATTTGATAAAGTAGCTCACTGAACTCACgaatattttatttcctagatCACGGgttattatggaaaaaaaaaacagcagatggaagAGATGTGTAGGGCCAGGTGTGGTGTGAGGGCCCTAAGCTTCCATGCTGCTCTCCGGGTACACCCTCATCCCTGCACCTCCACCTGTTCACcgacctggaagctctccaaacctcATACTTTcgggtttttatggaggtttcaatACAAAGGCAGGATTGAGCAAATGATTGGCCTGACTCCACCTCCAGCCTCCCCCACCATGGAAGTCAGGGGTGGGGTCTAAGTCCCCAAGCCTCAGGTCACAAggttggttctcctggcaaccagccaCCAACCTgaggtgctttccaaaagtccCCTCATTTACATAAACCCAGCTGTGGTGGAAAGGGGTTTGTTATGCATATCAAGAGAGTTTTCTTGGTCTCTTCCTTTAGGACATTCctagggttttaggagctctccCTACCAGGAACAGGACAGAggccaaatatattttataaattccaaATCACAGAAACCAGTCCTTCTCACCAGTCTATTCCCTCCGGCCACTCAGGGGAGAATCTGTCAGCGGATGATTCGACCCGCCCCCCCATCTCTGTCCAGAGGGATGCCCCTGGCCAGTCTAGAGCCAGTACCCTGTCTCTGTTTCAGATGCCCCAGAGAACCTGAAAGTGATGGTCCTGCACAAAAATAGGACAGGTAGGAAGGGGAACAGAGAAACTTGGTACTACACAGGGGGCATCGGTATCTGGAATATTGGCATGCAAAGGGGTCCCTGTGCCCTCAGCTGACCATCTgtcctgcctcttccctcccctaGTCCTGGAAAACCTCGGGAATGGCACATCTCTCCCAGTCCTGGAGGGCCAAAGCTTGCATCTGCTCTGTGTCACCCACAGCAACCCCCCAGCCCGGCTGAGCTGGGCCCAAGGGGGACAGACTCTGAACCCTTCGCAGCCTGCAGACCCTGGGATACTGGAGCTGCCTCAGATACAAATGGAGCATGAAGGAGAACTCACCTGCCGAGCTCAGAACTCGCTGGGCTCCCAGCACGTCTCCCTGCACCTCTCTGTGGTCTGTGAGTGTGGGGACCCCTGGGGGCAGGatgcccagggcctggggagcaggggcaCCGCTgaccccttctcctccctcccccagacccCCTGCAGCCGCtcagcccctcctgctcctgggaGGGCGAGGCGCTGCAGTGCACCTGCTCTTCCCTCGCCCGCCCGGCCCCCACCCTGCGCTGGcgcctgggggaggggctgctggagcGGAACCACAGCAATGCCTCCTTGACCGTCACCTCCAGCTCTGAGGGGCCCTGGGCCAACAGTTCCCTGAGCCTCCGTGGGCCGCTGGGCTCTGGCCTCAGACTCAGCTGCGAGGCCTGGAATATGCACGGGGCTCAGAGCGCCGCCGTCCTGCTGCTGCCAGGTTAGGGGACCAAGTGGGTGCCCCCCAGAGGTGGACACTGAGTGGGGCTGGAGCCAGAGTCCTGTGGTTGAAGCAGGAGCTGGCAGAGGACAAGCAATTCCTGTGGCTGGGGATACGAAGGGAAATCCAAATGGGAAGGCCTGTCACCTGGTCCTGAGGTGCAGCAGGGTCTCCATGACTTGGACATGAGGGGTTGCAGATAAAACCTCTGGAAAGGGAGCTGAAAGCCTGAGTGCCCAAGGGCCGGTGGGTGTGAGGCCCATGGGACAGGCTCAGAGATGGCTGTTTCCTTGTGCAGATAAGGGGCTCGTCTCAAAAGCATTCTCCAATGGAACATTTCTGGGAACTGGCATCAtgacctttcttttcctctgcctcctcctggtCATGTGAGTTAGGAGCCAGAGCAATGGCATGTGGGAtctggggctggggacaggggaggTGTTGGGGCGTACTTGCAGGTGGGTTGTTTCCCTGGCAGGAAGATTCTGAGGAAGAAACAGACCCAGGCAGGGACTCCGGACCAGGCAGGGATCCCTCCAAGGCCCAGGGCCACACGGAGAAGCACGATCCTGGACTACATCAACGTGGTCCCTAACTCTGGCCCCCTGGTGAGTGGCTCATGCTGCCTGCCTGTTCTTTTCCTGCTCAGACTTCTACCCCGGCCCCTCTCCTGTCCCAACCCAAGATGGTCCCAACCATCTTCCCAAGGGACGGCAAGGTGGAAAAGGTATGAGTGTTGGATTCAAGTCCTGATTCTGACACCTACTATTTGTGAGACTTGGACCAAATCATTTGTatcctctgagcctccatttctccTCCTGCTTCCTTTGAGAATTGGTTTGAGAGTTAGAACACATACACTTACTCAGAATGGAGCAGCTGTCCCATTATTACCACCTTGATGGTGTTACTAATTACAATTAATGATGTGATAATTATTAATATCACTGAAAAGCAGATTATATTTAGTGATTAAGATCAGGGCTCTGAAGCCAGCCTGTCTGGGTTCAATCCTGGTTTTAACGCTGTGTGTTCTTGGACAAgtctcttaacttctctgtgtcttagtttcctgaac contains:
- the SIGLEC10 gene encoding sialic acid-binding Ig-like lectin 10 isoform X1; translation: MLLLLLLALLWGGSQAQDPRFSLQVQKVVKVQEGLCVHVPCTLSYPQIGWRDDTPAFGYWFTAGSDSAIGRPVATNNQYREVQTVPPDRFQLIGDPKSQSCSLLIKEAQVEDTAMYFFRVERGRHVQYNFLRNQFYLQVTALTQKPEVFVPEVLESGRQVTLICVFNWAFEECPAPTFSWMGSAVSDQRSRPTSSYFSMLILTPRPQDHGTHLTCRVEFAGKSVSTEKTVQLNVAYAPKNLVISISRDNTSALEPQGNSPHLEVEKGQFLRLLCAVDSQPPATLSWALEDRILSWSHHRGPGTLEQHQLVLHGVKPGDSGCYTCRAENRLGSQSRTLDLSVQYAPENLKVMVLHKNRTVLENLGNGTSLPVLEGQSLHLLCVTHSNPPARLSWAQGGQTLNPSQPADPGILELPQIQMEHEGELTCRAQNSLGSQHVSLHLSVVYPLQPLSPSCSWEGEALQCTCSSLARPAPTLRWRLGEGLLERNHSNASLTVTSSSEGPWANSSLSLRGPLGSGLRLSCEAWNMHGAQSAAVLLLPDKGLVSKAFSNGTFLGTGIMTFLFLCLLLVMKILRKKQTQAGTPDQAGIPPRPRATRRSTILDYINVVPNSGPLAQNRKAKPSSPSQAPPPGSLDCKKNQKELHFVSHTSQGPRSFTQASESNNREELHYATLHFSDPRPRKPREPQDTYSDYADIKFH
- the SIGLEC10 gene encoding sialic acid-binding Ig-like lectin 10 isoform X3, which codes for MLLLLLLALLWGGSQAQDPRFSLQVQKVVKVQEGLCVHVPCTLSYPQIGWRDDTPAFGYWFTAGSDSAIGRPVATNNQYREVQTVPPDRFQLIGDPKSQSCSLLIKEAQVEDTAMYFFRVERGRHVQYNFLRNQFYLQVTALTQKPEVFVPEVLESGRQVTLICVFNWAFEECPAPTFSWMGSAVSDQRSRPTSSYFSMLILTPRPQDHGTHLTCRVEFAGKSVSTEKTVQLNVAYAPKNLVISISRDNTSALEPQGNSPHLEVEKGQFLRLLCAVDSQPPATLSWALEDRILSWSHHRGPGTLEQHQLVLHGVKPGDSGCYTCRAENRLGSQSRTLDLSVQYAPENLKVMVLHKNRTVLENLGNGTSLPVLEGQSLHLLCVTHSNPPARLSWAQGGQTLNPSQPADPGILELPQIQMEHEGELTCRAQNSLGSQHVSLHLSVVYPLQPLSPSCSWEGEALQCTCSSLARPAPTLRWRLGEGLLERNHSNASLTVTSSSEGPWANSSLSLRGPLGSGLRLSCEAWNMHGAQSAAVLLLPDKGLVSKAFSNGTFLGTGIMTFLFLCLLLVMKILRKKQTQAGTPDQAGIPPRPRATRRSTILDYINVVPNSGPLSHPTSPGWVATGWLMVYMVGRPPQTCLVSSVLQHLLGTAQDN
- the SIGLEC10 gene encoding sialic acid-binding Ig-like lectin 10 isoform X4 is translated as MLLLLLLALLWGGSQAQDPRFSLQVQKVVKVQEGLCVHVPCTLSYPQIGWRDDTPAFGYWFTAGSDSAIGRPVATNNQYREVQTVPPDRFQLIGDPKSQSCSLLIKEAQVEDTAMYFFRVERGRHVQYNFLRNQFYLQVTALTQKPEVFVPEVLESGRQVTLICVFNWAFEECPAPTFSWMGSAVSDQRSRPTSSYFSMLILTPRPQDHGTHLTCRVEFAGKSVSTEKTVQLNVAYAPKNLVISISRDNTSALEPQGNSPHLEVEKGQFLRLLCAVDSQPPATLSWALEDRILSWSHHRGPGTLEQHQLVLHGVKPGDSGCYTCRAENRLGSQSRTLDLSVQYAPENLKVMVLHKNRTVLENLGNGTSLPVLEGQSLHLLCVTHSNPPARLSWAQGGQTLNPSQPADPGILELPQIQMEHEGELTCRAQNSLGSQHVSLHLSVVYKGLVSKAFSNGTFLGTGIMTFLFLCLLLVMKILRKKQTQAGTPDQAGIPPRPRATRRSTILDYINVVPNSGPLAQNRKAKPSSPSQAPPPGSLDCKKNQKELHFVSHTSQGPRSFTQASESNNREELHYATLHFSDPRPRKPREPQDTYSDYADIKFH
- the SIGLEC10 gene encoding sialic acid-binding Ig-like lectin 10 isoform X2 — protein: MLLLLLLALLWGGSQAQDPRFSLQVQKVVKVQEGLCVHVPCTLSYPQIGWRDDTPAFGYWFTAGSDSAIGRPVATNNQYREVQTVPPDRFQLIGDPKSQSCSLLIKEAQVEDTAMYFFRVERGRHVQYNFLRNQFYLQVTALTQKPEVFVPEVLESGRQVTLICVFNWAFEECPAPTFSWMGSAVSDQRSRPTSSYFSMLILTPRPQDHGTHLTCRVEFAGKSVSTEKTVQLNVAYAPKNLVISISRDNTSALEPQGNSPHLEVEKGQFLRLLCAVDSQPPATLSWALEDRILSWSHHRGPGTLEQHQLVLHGVKPGDSGCYTCRAENRLGSQSRTLDLSVQFLENLGNGTSLPVLEGQSLHLLCVTHSNPPARLSWAQGGQTLNPSQPADPGILELPQIQMEHEGELTCRAQNSLGSQHVSLHLSVVYPLQPLSPSCSWEGEALQCTCSSLARPAPTLRWRLGEGLLERNHSNASLTVTSSSEGPWANSSLSLRGPLGSGLRLSCEAWNMHGAQSAAVLLLPDKGLVSKAFSNGTFLGTGIMTFLFLCLLLVMKILRKKQTQAGTPDQAGIPPRPRATRRSTILDYINVVPNSGPLAQNRKAKPSSPSQAPPPGSLDCKKNQKELHFVSHTSQGPRSFTQASESNNREELHYATLHFSDPRPRKPREPQDTYSDYADIKFH